The segment GCGTGAAGAGATCGCAGAGCTATGCCTGGAGTATACGAATGGCCGTCTTCCGGCCTGGATCGGCACCGGCAGCAATACCGTTGCTGAGACCCTCCGGCTGTCCCGCCATGCTGCTGAACATGGCGCTACCGGCATCGTCATTATGAATCCGTATTACTACAAGCTGAACGGGGATGCTCTGTTCGCGCATTATGCCGCTGTGCTGGAAGCGGTCGATGTACCGCTCATGCTGTACAACTTCCCGGCCATGACCGGCCAGGATCTGACTCCGGCCTTCGTAGCCCGGCTTGCCGCACATTATCCGAATGTAGCGGGCATCAAGGATACCGTGGACCAGCTTAGCCATATCCGCCAGATGATTTTGCAGGTGAAGGCAGTCAGTCCGGACTTCTCGGTATTCTGCGGCTTCGACGAATATTTGCTGCCTACGCTGGCTGCCGGAGGAGACGGGGCGATCGCTGCCAGTGCGAACTTCGCTCCGCAGCTGATGCTTGGCGTGTACGACAGCTTCAAGAAGGGAGACCTGGCAGGCGTCCTTCAGTTCAACCGGCAGATCGTTGAAATTCCGGCGCTGTATGCCATCGACGACCCGTTCATCGCTTCGATCAAGGAAGCTGTCCGCTTGTCCGGTGTTCCGGTATCCACCTTCAGCCTGGCTTCGCCTGGGGTATGGAGTACGGAGCATGAGGAGAAGCTGAAGCAGATTTTCAGCCAGGCGGGTATTGCCCAAGGGTAAGCGATTTATATAGTGCGCACTCATCCGTTCATATTTTTCAAGGTCAGCCCGTCTATCAAGGTCAGCCCGCATTGGGGCTGGCTTTTTTTGTACAGCTTCTTGCACAGTTCCGTGTAAACTGCCTCCTGATGTTCCTCCTATCTTCGCGGTGAAGTTTAGTCTATAATTTTGTTCAGGTGCACAATGAGTGAAGTAGAGGCAATAGAGGCGGTTACCCGCTCAAGACGAGGAGGGCGTTCCGGTTGTTTCAGCTATCCGAGAAGCAGGCGCAGGAGATTGTAGACAAGATGATGATGGACATCCCCTATAATATCAACATCATGAATCATGAGGGGATCATCATCGGCAGCGGGCATAAGGCAAGGGTGGGCACCGTTCATCGGGGGGCTGTCGAGGCGCTGTCCACCGGGCAGAGGGTCGAAGTCATGGAGGATGGGCGATATGAGAAAAAAGGCACCAACGAACCGATTGTCATCGGCAACACCCGCGTAGGTGTGATCGGGATCTCCGGCAGCCCGGAAGAGGTCCGGCCCTTCTGCAATATCGTAAGGACCACGGTAGCGCTGCTCATTGAGCAAAGAAATACGCTGGAGCATCTGGCCAGCGAAGCCAGCCGCAAGAAGGCTCTGCTGGAGATGCTCCTTGACCATCAGGGAGCGTACTCCCAGAAGCTGCGAAAAGAAGCCGCAGCCTATCAGATCGATCTTCTGCTCAAGACCACCGTGCTGTATCTCAAGCATGTGCGGCCGGAGCTGGATGAGGCGAAGCTTCTGTTCCTGCATCCGTCCTTCCAGCTCGACGGGGATACATGGGTAATCCTGGTCCAGAACCGGCCGGACTGCAGCCCGCTGATTGCGCAGCTGCTGCATAATCAGCCACAGCTCCTGCTGTCTTCGGGCCGGCTGGAGGCCAGTATCGCGGAGGGTTACCGTCAGGCAAAAGCTGCCCTTGGCGTTCTTCTGGCACTACGCCCTACTGAGCAATCAATCCGCTACGAGGATGCGGAATTCCTGGTGAAGCTCAGCCAGGCGAAGCTGTCAGACAAGCCGGGCACGGCGATCAAGCTGGAGGATACCGCCGATCTGCTGGAGACGCTCCGCAGCTTCATCAATCACAATTGCAGTGTCTCGCAGACGGCTGAGCAGCTGAACATCCACCGCAATACGCTGCAATACCGTCTCAAGCGGATCGAGAGCATCACCGGCAAGGACCCGAGGAACCTGCTGCAGCTCTTCGAGCTTACGCATGAGCTGCTGGCGTTATATAAGTAACGGTTTGCTATACAAGAATAGCCCCGGGGAACCGTATCCCCGGGGCTATCTCTATGGCAGATAGCTATTCAGCCAGCTTCAGCAGCCTGGCGATATTCTCACAGGTCCGCTCGACATTGGCAGGGCCGTCAGCCAGCAGCTTCTCCAGGCTCGAAGCGCCGGGAACGATGCCGAAGACGGCATCGATTCCCTCGGCGTAGAGCGTCTCGATGCCCTCGCCGATGTAACCGGCCAGGGCGATGACTTTTTTGCCGCTGGCCTTGGCGGTGCGGGCTACGCCGTACGGCGTTTTGCCGAATTTGGTCTGGAAGTCAATCCCGCCTTCACCCGTGAAGACGAAGTCCGCCTGCTCCAGCTTCTGCTGAAGCTCTGTGTATTCAATTACGATCTCGATTCCCTTCTGCAGCGTTGCCCGTGTGAAGATCATCAGACCCGCGCCCAGTCCCCCCGCTGCACCAGCTCCGGGAAGGTCGCGGACATCCTTGTGAAGCTGCTGCTTCACCACCGCCGCATAATGGGCCAGATTGGCGTCAAGCTGCTGCACCATATCGGGCGTGGCCCCCTTTTGTGGACCAAATACGGCTGAAGCCCCCTGCTCTCCGCAGAGCGGATTGGTCACATCACAGGCAACGATGAGCTGAACCTGCTGCAGTCTCGCATCAAGTCCCCTAACGTCAACTCTCGCCAGTTGCCCCAAGCTGCCGCCGCCGCGCGGAAGTACGCTCCCAGCTTCATCGAGGAATCTGGCGCCAAGCGCTTCGGCCATTCCGGCACCGCCGTCATTGGTGGCGCTGCCGCCGATGCCAATGATGATTTTGCGGATACCACGGTTGAGACATTCCAGAATCAGCTCGCCTGTTCCGTAGGTGGTGGTGATCAGCGGATTCCGCTCCGCCTTGTCCACCCGCTGAATGCCGCTGGCCGAAGCCATCTCGATGGCCGCCGTCCGGCCGTCACCGAGAATGCCGAATTGTGCCGTCACCGGCTGTCCCAGCGGTCCTGCAACTTCCAGATAATGAA is part of the Paenibacillus sp. FSL M7-0420 genome and harbors:
- a CDS encoding glycerate kinase, whose translation is MRERTFVLAPDSFKESMTAKEVCTAMEAGLRKIYPEATYIHVPMADGGEGTVQSLVDASGGEIHYLEVAGPLGQPVTAQFGILGDGRTAAIEMASASGIQRVDKAERNPLITTTYGTGELILECLNRGIRKIIIGIGGSATNDGGAGMAEALGARFLDEAGSVLPRGGGSLGQLARVDVRGLDARLQQVQLIVACDVTNPLCGEQGASAVFGPQKGATPDMVQQLDANLAHYAAVVKQQLHKDVRDLPGAGAAGGLGAGLMIFTRATLQKGIEIVIEYTELQQKLEQADFVFTGEGGIDFQTKFGKTPYGVARTAKASGKKVIALAGYIGEGIETLYAEGIDAVFGIVPGASSLEKLLADGPANVERTCENIARLLKLAE
- a CDS encoding CdaR family transcriptional regulator, whose product is MFQLSEKQAQEIVDKMMMDIPYNINIMNHEGIIIGSGHKARVGTVHRGAVEALSTGQRVEVMEDGRYEKKGTNEPIVIGNTRVGVIGISGSPEEVRPFCNIVRTTVALLIEQRNTLEHLASEASRKKALLEMLLDHQGAYSQKLRKEAAAYQIDLLLKTTVLYLKHVRPELDEAKLLFLHPSFQLDGDTWVILVQNRPDCSPLIAQLLHNQPQLLLSSGRLEASIAEGYRQAKAALGVLLALRPTEQSIRYEDAEFLVKLSQAKLSDKPGTAIKLEDTADLLETLRSFINHNCSVSQTAEQLNIHRNTLQYRLKRIESITGKDPRNLLQLFELTHELLALYK
- a CDS encoding dihydrodipicolinate synthase family protein codes for the protein MKLSHPNAGVIPPVPTILDSAGKFDRDGMKLLIDSLIAKGVHGLFFLGTAGEFTLFTAEQREEIAELCLEYTNGRLPAWIGTGSNTVAETLRLSRHAAEHGATGIVIMNPYYYKLNGDALFAHYAAVLEAVDVPLMLYNFPAMTGQDLTPAFVARLAAHYPNVAGIKDTVDQLSHIRQMILQVKAVSPDFSVFCGFDEYLLPTLAAGGDGAIAASANFAPQLMLGVYDSFKKGDLAGVLQFNRQIVEIPALYAIDDPFIASIKEAVRLSGVPVSTFSLASPGVWSTEHEEKLKQIFSQAGIAQG